ACCCTGGACAGGGCTTGGGCACCAAAGCTTGTACTCAGCCTTGACCTTTGGCCCTTGACCCTCGTTTGGAAATGCAGAGAGATGGAGGCTGGTTTCTCAGAGCAGGGAGTGGGGGCAAGCTTTACTCAAGTGCTCCCAGAGCCTGCCCCCTGGAGGGCATCCAGTGGTCTGTGACGACACGTAGGGGAGCCCATTCGTCAAGAGCAGAAGCAGAACCAGAGCTGGTGGGCGGGGGGATCAGTTGTACAGAGAACTGTGTAGAGAGGCAGTGAGCAAAAAAGATTCTAGAACAATGTGTTGACGGTGGAAAACTCTCTCTCACACCCTGTCCTGCTTTGCAGAGAAACATCTGCTCCCACGAAGGTGCTCTGGGCCACGCCATCACCGCCCACTTCTTCAGGGTAATTCCATTTCACACGCCTGCTCATCCTCAGACCGGGTCCCATGTCCAGGTCTGAGGCTCCAGCTCAGCTGTGCCCACAGGGTCTCCTCACGGCCTGCTCGAGAAGCAGAGATCCCTCCCTGACCGCCAATGGGACCCTGGAGGTGTGCTGGGCTGAGTGCCCCCTGCTGGTGACCTCCGCCCTGGTAGgctgccctggcccccagcagaCCCTCTGCCCACACCTCATCCCCTCGTCACAGTGTGGAGGTGACGCACCTCCTGTGGCTCCATCTGTGGTGGTGCGGAGGGCCACTGTCCCTCGTTTCCCTACCCAAGGGGCTCTGACCACCGCCCCACCACTGGGCACTGTCCAAACGTGAATCGGGCTGGGCTGTGTCCGATCGGCCCGACTGCTCTCCAGACTGCTCTCCACTCACTGACCTTCCTCATCCAAGCTGTGGTGGCCACGTCTGGAGGCTGAACTTGAGAGTCGGTGGGCCAGATGCTCGGCCGGCCCCCTGCCCAGAGAGCTGCAGCGGCTGCGAGAAACCCAGCTCTTTGCCAGGAGGTCAGTGTGGGCAGGGTGGGCCGCCTGCCGCGTGCTGGGCTTCAGGCAGGCTGCAGAGCCAGACAGGACTCCTCCGCGCTTGTTTGGCTCCCCCGAGCCTGTTTGTCTCTGCCATGTGTGTGCCCTAAACCCGGCCTGACCTCGGGACCGTCtccaggcagagccaggatttggGGGCACAGACAGCAGCCAGGTCACTGTGGTGACCCCTGGGCCCCTTCTCCTGCAGCCTTCTGTCCACCGACACGCTGCCCCCAccgcccagcccagcctgggccCTTGCCGCAGCGTTGCATTTCTCCGTTTGGCGAGCAGGACAGGCAAGTGTCCGGAGTCTGCTGGGGCAGCTGCCCTCACCCCCAGGGGAGCAGGTGAGTCCAGGCTCCAGGGCCCACCCAGCCGGGAGTAGAGTCCAGGCTGGCAGGTTTGGTGGCCCAGAGAGGGCCCTGACGTGCCTGGCTTTTCTCCTTGCACCTGCCCCCAGGTGGGGAGCAGCTTTGCTCTGCTGCGCACCCTCGGCCAGAGCAACAGAGGCTGGATTACTCAGCTCTGAGTCTGTCAGCTCAGGCAACCAGCGGCCGAGAGTTTCCTGCAATAAAATGTAAAGGGCTGTAAGGAGGAATATTCTCCTACGTTTGTGTTCCCAAGGGGTCACTAAGGCTTTCAGGGGCCCCAAGCCTGCTGATCTGTGTGCCACTTGCCTGGGGTAGGAAGCAGCTGCACATCAGGTTCTGGGGTTCAGACACACCCTGGATAGGGACAGGCATGGCCAGTACAGTCAGTGAGCCCTTGGAACTGCCCATTTCTCCACGGCTTTTGTCTGTTAGGGGCACCTAGTGTGGTGACCCCTCGGACACTTCGTGCCTCAAAGGAATGAGCTTTCTGGCACAACTGCTCGAACCTGAGAGGCCCTCAGGCCTCAGCTAGATGGCGGTCACGGATAGGTGGTTGTGCATGTCCTGAGGCCCGTCTCGCCCACAGCAGCTGCTCTGCTTGTTCTTCTTCTCCCTGATGTGCCTGCTTTCCTCGTACCTGGCTGCACAGGTGAGCCGCAGACCTGAGCTGGGGAAGACATGCCTGCTGCCTTGCAGAGGGCCATGGGTGGGCACTTACAGGGGTGTGCTGTTCCCCCGTGGCACACAGGCTGCCAACTCCGAGAAAGCTTTGGGCATCTGTGCCGAGATCCTAGGGTGTCTGGAGACGAGGAGGATTTCCTGGCTGCAGCTCTTCGAGTTGAAAGAGGCAGGTGAGGTGCCGTGGGACTCGGTGCCGGACACGGCTCTGAGCCCCAACAGTTCAGAGGCCTCCCTGGGGTCTGAGCCAGATACTGCAGCGTTCACCCGCCCCAGCAAGACCGACTGCACAGTGCTGAGTGGTGGCGCCCCCAGCACACCACAGTACTCGACGTTCCCAGAAGGCactcgtgggggtgggggtatgccCAAGGACTGGCTGAGACCCCCACCCATCAATATTGCAGGTAACGGCCTGGGAAGTGTCCTGCTCCGTCTGGCCCCTGATCAGCACATCCGGCTGCTGCCTTTTGCCTTCTACAGGTAACGGCCTGTGGCTCGGTGCCCCTCCCTGGACTTGGTCCCCACCCCCTGGGTGCTCCCACCACACTGTGTTCCCTTTAGTCTCCTTCCCCACTTTGGTCAAGATGTCCTCTTGGAAGAGGGTTTCCTGTGTGTTGCCGTGAGCATGTACCAGAAGCTGACCAGCCTCTTTCTGGGTGGTGAGACCCAGCCCGTGACGGGCCCTGGACGGCACAGGCAGAACCAGGCAAGTGCAGGGCAGGAGGTCTGGGCTGCTCAGGGTCTGCCGGTCCCTCCCAGGGTCCACAGCTCTGCCCCTCCGCTCCCTAGGAAGAGCCTGTGGGCTTGATTACGAAGGCACGCCTCTTCCTGCTGCGGGCCATACCTCAGTGTCCGGCACAGAGCTGCTCCAACGTGGCCAAGGTAACAGCCAGCCCTGTGCCTGTGTGGGGGCTCTGAGGGCTCTGGCCTTGACCCTGAGCACGGCTTTCCTTGCAGCTGCTGGCATCTGCTGGGGATGGTGACCCCGAGCTGTGTGCTGCCCTCCAGAGCAGGCTACAGACCACCCCCAACCTTCTCCAGGAGCCCCTGCTTTTCTGAAAGGACCAGGCGTCACCAGCTCCttgtaaataatttattacaaGTGAAACATTGCGCTTTTGTTGCACTAAAATGATTACAAAAGTCCTGGATTGCTCTAGTGAGAAGGGGAATCGGTACTTAAAGTCTGGCCGGTCACTCAGGGTTTGCAGGAAAAGACACTGCTGGTCCCACAAGGAGGAGCCACCGGTGGTCAGGTCGGCTCAGGCTTCACCACCCCGGGCCCAGGCGGGGCCTTGTCCTGAGCCTGTGTCAGCGGGTGGACCATGGACATATGCACGTTGAGGTTGTGAGCCTTCTCGAATCTCCGGCCACACTGGTCACAGGCAAAGTCCAGCTCTGTCTCCGCCTTGTGCTTGGTCATGTGGTACTTGAGGGATGCCCGCTGCCGGCACTGGAACCCGCAGACCTCACACCTGCGGGGCAGGACCGGGTGAGCGGCATGCGTgccgggccgggccaggggcaggggcggggggcgggcacacACTCACTGCAGGGGCTTGGCTCCCGAGTGGCGCATCTGGTGGACGAGCAGGTGCTTGCGCTGCTTAAAGGTCTGCCCGCACTCGTCACAGATGTAGTTGCGCACCTCTGCGGGCCACAGGGGGCGCTGAGCCTGCAGGCCCCACCCAGGCCCTAGCAGAGCACatcgggaggggcgggggggcagggcacGCACCTGTGTGGATGAGTTTCAGGTGCCGCTGCAGGTATCGGTCGATCATGAAGACCTTGTTGCAGCCCGGGTAGGGGCAGGGCCGCTCACGGACCTCCTCATGGTACTCCTTGATGTGCTTCTGTGGGCCACCAGCACCCCCTGAGGGTCTGGCCCGGGGACGCCTCTTCCCTCCCCAGGACCAGGCTCGGGGTCCCCGCACAGCTCACCTTCATGCCATCAGCCCCACGGTACACAGCGGTGCAGCCCTGGTGCGGGCACTTGTAGATGGTGGGCAGCTCCTCCCTGCAGCACAGTGCCTGGGTCAGCCCCCGCCGGGGGCAGcagctgacccctgacccctgccctcaCCTCTCACAGCGCAGCTTGCTCTTCCAGCCTGGCTTGGGGCCAGGCTTCTTCCGGAGTTTTGGTTCTTCTTTCTTGGCATCTTTGCTTTCGCTCTTCTTAGTGGAGAGCCTACAAAGCCCCAGCGATTGGACCTGGGCACTGTCGCCGGCCTGCAGTGCCTCCCCCAGACACAGGCTCCTGGCTCCCTGCTGCCTGGGGCAGGGCCCACTGTCAGGTCAGGCTCCTCCCACCGACGGCACCCCCCCGTCGTGTCCCACCCCTGGGGGCCACATGCCAGCCGCAGATGAAGGGGCACTGCCCTGGGGCCCGCAGCACTTGCTGAAGATGGAAGGGTGCTCATGTCCTTCAGATGTCTCAGAAAAACTCACGAGGAGGAAGGAATTCCCAGGGAACACCTGGGACCCCAGAGGCCCTGACCCTGTGCATGTATCCACACCGGGAGGTTGGCCCCAGAGGACAGGCCTAGCTCTCGGGCACGACACTGCGGAGGCCAGGGCAGAAAAGGAGAACAGGCAAGTCCCCGTTCCCACGGCCGACAGTCTCAGCACGCAGGTGCCTGACTCGGACTCGAGCTCCACAAGCACCCAGGGAAAGGCACATGGCAGGCAAGTGAGGAGACGGCACAGGCCCACGGGACCTGAGAGCCCTCCCGGGGAATGTGGCACCCAGAGCCTCAGCTCAGCTGCCCCACGACCATGAAACTTCTCCCATCTGACACCAGGCTGTACCTGAAGGAGAGTGTAGCTATGGGTGCTGTGACAGTGAAAAAGATTACCCACTGAGCAGCAGAAACGATTTGCCAGTCTTGCCTAGCAGAGGAATATGACGCATAACAGCCTACAGCTCACGTAGGCTGAACACACTCCAGTGAGAACATGGGCAGGAGTTAGCAGGCGTTTTCCAGGGGTGTGTTAGTACCTGCCCCCACGAAGATGAGCACACATAGTACCAGCGTTGGCATGGATGCCAGAAGCCAATCCTGGAGCCCTTAGAACCATCAGCCAGAAAGACTGTGGCTTTGGGTCTAGCTCAGGGGCTCCCAAGCACGTCCGCAGCATGCAGTGCAGTCAAGCCAAGAACCCAGGCGTGAACACGGCTGAGGAGAGCTGCCTGAGGGGCTGAGGCAGGGCTGGCACTGGCTGCTGGCAAGGCAGGGTGGGCACGGCGGCTTTGGGGCAGCAGCCTGAGGAAGACAACTGCACGGCACCCACCAGAACTTTCGAGACTTTTAAAGTGCGAATGTTTCACAGCAGATTTGCTGATGTGGTTTTGAAGAGGTCACTGAGAAAGGCCCTTCCCAGCTGAGGGCAGTGGCaagaccaccccccacccccctggtcTCTGCCAGCCTGGCTGCTCCCAGGCCCTCAGCCCTGCCGGCACTTGTGTTCACAGCCGATCTAAGCGTCTCAGCATCTCCCCTCCCGTGCCCAACCACCTCCCGTCTGCCTACTGCCCCCTCTCAGCCGTGCATGGTGCTCTCATGTCCCTGGACTGTCCATTCCTATGGAGGACCTGTCCTGCACAGGCTCCAACTACCCCGAGCTCGTGCCTCCTCTCCCCTGCTGTTCTCCGGAACCACCCAAGGAGAACAGGCAGGCAGGGGCCTACAGGGACCTGCTGGGAAGGGCAGCCCAGAGGCTGAGCACCACGGACCCTGCAtccagtgggctggagcaggggGACCCCGCCCCCGCAGCAGCCACCCCTTACCTCTTTTCTGGGTAAGGCTCAAAGGACTCGTCTGAGGACGGCACGTGCTTCCTGTCATTCTCATCCTCACTTGGGAAGCCTCTAGGGGAGAGGGGGGTCTTCACTACAACCCTGGCAGGTCCTGTCTGAAGGACCCCGAGTTACCCTCATTCCTTCTGAAAACCCCCGAACCTCAGGTCACCTCCAAAGGCTGCAAGAGCCACACGAGCCGAGTACCCGTCTCCAAGGGAAAGTGTCTAAgcgaaggcaggggtggggcccaggagggaagagctcagggaaccacactcGGCCACTGCACCCAGGTCAGAGGTTACAGGCCAAACTGACTTGCAGGACCGTGACCTTCCCCCCAAGTTGGTGCCCATGCAGCCATCCCCACCACTAGCACCGTCACCCTAGCGCCCACAGCTGCCAGTGGCCCCTCGGGAAGTCTGGTCCTGCAGAATGACCCCCACCCAAGCCCAGACCACACCTCGGGACACAGCCTCCCCTGCTCAGTCGGGCAATCCCAGTCTCAGAGCTCCTATGCCCCCCAGGGGAGCCCACGGGGGCAAGGCCCCGGGATGGTGTGGTCTGGCTTTCCAAGGAGAGGTTTTTAGACTACTGAGACCCGCTCTTCTCTCACCCCTCAGAAAGGTCACTGAACTCGTCTTTTACCCGATCATCCGAGGCTGAAGGTGGAGCCTGCGTCTCCCCCAACTGCcctgagagagaaagaacagcgtCATCACCACCTGGGCGGGGGCTCCTGTGGGGAAGGCACCCACAAGCCTGCCTCCAGAGCAGGCCCTCCCCGTGACCTGCGACCCCACTGTCCCCGAGACAAATCTGGCATCTTGGGATGCGGGATGAGCTGGGGACAGTTCGGACCCTGCTGCAGTGGGCCCCCTGCAGGCAAACAAAGGCGACTGTCTGACTGTCCAGCAGCTGCACCTGTTCTCACTTGTCGTAGGTGCTGGGGTGACGCATGCTCAGCACAGGCCCCACAGGGTAAAGGCCCAGGAGGAGCTGGGAGCCCgccgccccctgcaccccagggctCACTGAGCGTGCTCGCCAGCATGCCCACCCCCGCTTCCCAAAGGCAAGGACTCCTGACCTGGGGGATGGAGGCACCTCCTACCTGAATTCCCTCTCAAGGGAAGGTTCGGCTGAGGTGGGGGGCCTGGTCCAGGCCCCACTGGGTTGCCAGCAGAAGGCAGCTGGGCCGTGTCCGTCCTGGGCTGGGTCTCCGTCTCAGTAACCCTGGCAGCCAGGGTTGGTCGGCCCGGCGAGGGCTGAGGAGCGGCCCCCGTAGGGCTGGTCCCCCGAtgctgggtgggctggggggccagcTCCTTGTCCCATGCCCACTTGATGGACAGCGAGCTGTCCAGCAGGAGAGCCCCACAGCTGGTGCCAGTGTCCATGGTGTAGCAGTGGCCCTGGGCGCAGCCCCACACAGCCTGGAGGGCGCCGTGGTATCCGGAGGAAAGCGTCTGCtggaggctgggcagggccccACAGCCCGCTGCGTGTCCGTGCACCCACCCCACCAAGCCACGCAGGCCCTGGGTGCTTGGGCTCATGTGGCTGGCTGAGGAAAGGCACAGAGAGCCCACTCAGGGGCTGCTCAGCACCCAGTCTGGCAGAGCCCACCCATTCTCCATGCCCGGGGACACTCACCCATACACGCTGCCTCCTCTGGCCCTGCTAGGGGCTGGGCACTGGCCCTGCAAGAACCACCTGTGAAGCCAGCCACAGGCAcgccttcccgcccccccccccccccgccagctggCCCGTCTGCCTgggctgccccaccccctcccccaagctgCCACACAGGAAGCTGCCCACAGTCTGCTTACGGGGCACGGGGCTGGCGGAGGGCGGCCGGGGAGGCGTTGACCCTCTGCAGGAAGGACGTGAGGAGGCCGTGGCATTGGTAGAACTGGCTGAGGCAGTTCTTGCAGATGAAGGGAGACAGGGCTGCGTCCTGGCGCACGGTCACCCCCAGCAGACACTGAAAGTCTCTGATGAAAACACGCTCTCGGGGGGCCGGCTTCTCGGCGCTGTCCCCCAGGACACAGCCGGAGATGCTGCGGAGACTCCGTGAGGAGAACCTCCCGTGACAGAGGCGACAGTGCCCCATAGCCGGAGCCCGGCCTGCTCCTGGACAGCAGGAGGGCGGGGATCAGTGCATGAGGCCCCCTTGGCACCTCCCCGGCAAAAACACCATAAACGCGAGTCCTTCCTGGGCTCTGCCAGAGCTCAGGAAAGAGCCTGGGGAGCGTGGCCACGGTGGGTCTGGCCCACAGCATGTCCCCTGGGGAGCAGGCGCTCCGCGTGAGGCCCACGTCCTCCGGGGGAAGGGCCTCTAACAGACCCCGAGGCAGACACTCTCGACAAGCCCAATGTCTGCCAACCAGATGCCCCTGCACAGGGAAGTGATCCACAAGCAAGGGGGACTTATTTCTGGGAACAAGTGGGTCGGGGTGGCTTGTCATCCACGAGAGGTGATGTGGTAACACCAACGAAGAGAGATGAAAATCACAATCATCTCAATTCAGGCAGATGATTGAAGCTGGAGTGCTAGCAAATGGgaagaggtttgccttgcacgcagctaacccttagggtcccctaagccccaccacgaatgacccctgagctctaCTGGGTGCAGCCTAAAACCCTttccccaagaaaaagaaaaccctctTTAAAGACCCCACCTAAATATCAGAACGAATTAAGCcgcaaaataaggaaaaatttaatacacaaaaatcagtgccatttctttgttttgttcttctcGGGGGCAGGAGGccatgcagcaatgctcaggggtcactactggtgaGGTCAGGGGGCCACACAAGATGCCGAaaatcaaacctaagtcagccgcatgcaatctCTTTGGTCACCATCAGTGGCATTTTTATATACTAATAATGAAGCACAGAAGAGA
This Sorex araneus isolate mSorAra2 chromosome 8, mSorAra2.pri, whole genome shotgun sequence DNA region includes the following protein-coding sequences:
- the ZNF276 gene encoding zinc finger protein 276 isoform X3, encoding MGHCRLCHGRFSSRSLRSISGCVLGDSAEKPAPRERVFIRDFQCLLGVTVRQDAALSPFICKNCLSQFYQCHGLLTSFLQRVNASPAALRQPRAPASAQPLAGPEEAACMASHMSPSTQGLRGLVGWVHGHAAGCGALPSLQQTLSSGYHGALQAVWGCAQGHCYTMDTGTSCGALLLDSSLSIKWAWDKELAPQPTQHRGTSPTGAAPQPSPGRPTLAARVTETETQPRTDTAQLPSAGNPVGPGPGPPPQPNLPLRGNSGQLGETQAPPSASDDRVKDEFSDLSEGGFPSEDENDRKHVPSSDESFEPYPEKRLSTKKSESKDAKKEEPKLRKKPGPKPGWKSKLRCEREELPTIYKCPHQGCTAVYRGADGMKKHIKEYHEEVRERPCPYPGCNKVFMIDRYLQRHLKLIHTEVRNYICDECGQTFKQRKHLLVHQMRHSGAKPLQCEVCGFQCRQRASLKYHMTKHKAETELDFACDQCGRRFEKAHNLNVHMSMVHPLTQAQDKAPPGPGVVKPEPT
- the ZNF276 gene encoding zinc finger protein 276 isoform X2, whose amino-acid sequence is MRRDRRGRFLSPGPAGARGGGRARGRPSRGVERAREDGAEEPGAGRAPAMGHCRLCHGRFSSRSLRSISGCVLGDSAEKPAPRERVFIRDFQCLLGVTVRQDAALSPFICKNCLSQFYQCHGLLTSFLQRVNASPAALRQPRAPASAQPLAGPEEAACMASHMSPSTQGLRGLVGWVHGHAAGCGALPSLQQTLSSGYHGALQAVWGCAQGHCYTMDTGTSCGALLLDSSLSIKWAWDKELAPQPTQHRGTSPTGAAPQPSPGRPTLAARVTETETQPRTDTAQLPSAGNPVGPGPGPPPQPNLPLRGNSGQLGETQAPPSASDDRVKDEFSDLSEGGFPSEDENDRKHVPSSDESFEPYPEKREELPTIYKCPHQGCTAVYRGADGMKKHIKEYHEEVRERPCPYPGCNKVFMIDRYLQRHLKLIHTEVRNYICDECGQTFKQRKHLLVHQMRHSGAKPLQCEVCGFQCRQRASLKYHMTKHKAETELDFACDQCGRRFEKAHNLNVHMSMVHPLTQAQDKAPPGPGVVKPEPT
- the ZNF276 gene encoding zinc finger protein 276 isoform X1; the encoded protein is MRRDRRGRFLSPGPAGARGGGRARGRPSRGVERAREDGAEEPGAGRAPAMGHCRLCHGRFSSRSLRSISGCVLGDSAEKPAPRERVFIRDFQCLLGVTVRQDAALSPFICKNCLSQFYQCHGLLTSFLQRVNASPAALRQPRAPASAQPLAGPEEAACMASHMSPSTQGLRGLVGWVHGHAAGCGALPSLQQTLSSGYHGALQAVWGCAQGHCYTMDTGTSCGALLLDSSLSIKWAWDKELAPQPTQHRGTSPTGAAPQPSPGRPTLAARVTETETQPRTDTAQLPSAGNPVGPGPGPPPQPNLPLRGNSGQLGETQAPPSASDDRVKDEFSDLSEGGFPSEDENDRKHVPSSDESFEPYPEKRLSTKKSESKDAKKEEPKLRKKPGPKPGWKSKLRCEREELPTIYKCPHQGCTAVYRGADGMKKHIKEYHEEVRERPCPYPGCNKVFMIDRYLQRHLKLIHTEVRNYICDECGQTFKQRKHLLVHQMRHSGAKPLQCEVCGFQCRQRASLKYHMTKHKAETELDFACDQCGRRFEKAHNLNVHMSMVHPLTQAQDKAPPGPGVVKPEPT